In Gracilibacillus salitolerans, the sequence TAACCGTATAATACTTATCAGCATATTGGTGCATCGCTAATTGCACTAAATATTGAATCGCATTTAAAGTTTGACCACGTTTTCCTATTAATAACGCAATCTTTTCTCCAGTCAATTGCAATGTAACAACATTTTGTTCTACTTCCGCACTAACTTTTACATCTACCTGAAACTCAGCTACAATCTTTTCTGTATATTTCTTGATTTTTTCCACAGGATCATCTTCTGATTGATCTTCCTTTACTGGAGCCTCTTCTACTGGTTCTTCATGTTGCGCGACTTTCACAATTGCAGGCTTTGATCCAAATAAACCTAATATCCCTTTTTTACCCTCATCAATTACCTCAATTTTTGCTTGGTCCTCTGTGATGTTTAACTGCCTTAACGCTGATTGGACCGCTTCGTTTACTGTTTGTCCAGTAGCAGTTATTTGTCTCACTATTTATTTCCTCCTGCACTTGCCTCATCACGTTTCATCATTGGATTTTTAATTAATAATGTTTGGAATACCATAAAGATATTACCTACCACCCAATAAAGTGCCAATGCTGATGGGAAGAAAATTGCAAACACCCCAATCATAATCGGCATTAAATAAAGCATCATTGTCATTTGAGGCATCATTGTATTTTGTTGTGCTGTTGTTCCAGCCATCATTAGCTTTTGTTGTAAATAAGTAAATCCAGCCGTAAGAACTGGTAAGATATAATAAGGATCCGGTGAATCCAGTTGGAACCACAAAAAGTGATGACCATCAAGTGCACCCGTACGCATAATCGCATGGTAAAAAGCAATCAAAATCGGCATTTGCACAATGATTGGTAAACAACCTGCTAAGGGATTGACACCATTTTTCT encodes:
- the jag gene encoding RNA-binding cell elongation regulator Jag/EloR, which gives rise to MRQITATGQTVNEAVQSALRQLNITEDQAKIEVIDEGKKGILGLFGSKPAIVKVAQHEEPVEEAPVKEDQSEDDPVEKIKKYTEKIVAEFQVDVKVSAEVEQNVVTLQLTGEKIALLIGKRGQTLNAIQYLVQLAMHQYADKYYTVIVDAEGYRERRKETLISLAERLADRASKTKKDVRIEPMPSFERKLIHTALQKRADVETDSQGTEPKRYVVIKPK
- the spoIIIJ gene encoding YidC family membrane integrase SpoIIIJ, with amino-acid sequence MRKKLLILLGLVGVLVLLSGCTEIDQDITPESEGIWNKYFVYPLSWLIVNVAEFFNAEYGYGLSIVLVTLLIRLILLPLNVKQLKSSKAMQQIQPELQKIREKYSSKDQQTQQKLQQETMELFQKNGVNPLAGCLPIIVQMPILIAFYHAIMRTGALDGHHFLWFQLDSPDPYYILPVLTAGFTYLQQKLMMAGTTAQQNTMMPQMTMMLYLMPIMIGVFAIFFPSALALYWVVGNIFMVFQTLLIKNPMMKRDEASAGGNK